In a genomic window of Sporosarcina trichiuri:
- the odhB gene encoding 2-oxoglutarate dehydrogenase complex dihydrolipoyllysine-residue succinyltransferase has protein sequence MAEIRVPELAESITEGTIAKWLKQPGDNVDKGEFIVELETDKVNVEVISEEAGTVQQLMAEEGDTVEVGQVIAVVGAGSGAPAQQPAASVEPAPQQPAQVSEPAAAEPPAAAEEAASGDRTIASPAARKLAREKGINLADVSPVDPMGRIRVQDVEAHGSAPKSQPAPAAPSPAKQQAPAADDGRVERVKMSRRRQTIAKRLLEVKQNTAMLTTFNEIDMTNVMELRKRKKDEFFDKNDVRLGFMSFFTKAVVAALKKYPNVNSELDGDELLMKNYYDIGIAVSTEGGLVVPNVVDADRKNFAEIEATIGELAKKARDNKLTLADMSGGSFTITNGGVFGSLLSTPILNGTQVGILGMHTIQKRPVAVGNNVEIRPMMYVALSYDHRVIDGKDSVGFLKMVKELIENPEDLLLGS, from the coding sequence GTGGCAGAGATCCGAGTACCTGAACTGGCAGAATCGATTACCGAAGGAACGATCGCAAAGTGGCTGAAACAGCCCGGTGACAACGTAGACAAAGGTGAATTCATCGTTGAGTTGGAGACTGACAAAGTTAACGTCGAAGTCATCTCGGAAGAAGCAGGGACCGTCCAGCAGCTGATGGCGGAAGAAGGCGACACAGTTGAAGTCGGACAAGTGATCGCAGTAGTCGGCGCCGGATCCGGTGCTCCTGCACAGCAGCCGGCGGCATCCGTCGAGCCTGCTCCGCAGCAGCCTGCACAAGTATCGGAACCGGCTGCAGCTGAACCGCCTGCAGCAGCTGAAGAGGCTGCTTCAGGAGACCGTACGATCGCAAGCCCGGCAGCACGCAAGCTCGCACGCGAAAAAGGCATCAATCTCGCAGACGTTTCACCTGTCGACCCAATGGGACGCATCCGTGTGCAGGACGTGGAAGCTCACGGGTCTGCGCCGAAATCCCAGCCGGCTCCAGCGGCTCCGTCTCCTGCAAAACAGCAGGCACCTGCAGCGGACGATGGCCGGGTTGAACGCGTCAAGATGAGCCGCCGCCGCCAGACGATCGCAAAACGTCTTCTGGAAGTGAAGCAGAATACAGCGATGCTCACTACGTTCAATGAAATCGATATGACGAACGTCATGGAACTGCGAAAGCGCAAGAAAGACGAATTCTTCGATAAGAACGACGTCCGTCTCGGTTTCATGTCCTTCTTCACGAAGGCAGTCGTGGCGGCACTCAAGAAATATCCGAACGTCAACTCCGAGCTTGACGGAGATGAGCTCCTCATGAAGAACTATTACGATATCGGTATTGCCGTGTCTACGGAAGGCGGCCTCGTCGTTCCGAACGTCGTGGATGCTGACCGAAAGAACTTTGCAGAGATCGAAGCGACGATCGGTGAACTTGCAAAGAAAGCACGCGACAACAAGCTGACACTTGCAGACATGTCAGGCGGATCGTTCACAATCACGAACGGAGGCGTCTTCGGTTCCCTGCTGTCGACACCTATCTTGAACGGCACACAAGTCGGCATTCTCGGCATGCATACGATCCAGAAGCGTCCGGTCGCTGTCGGCAACAACGTTGAGATCCGTCCGATGATGTATGTCGCCCTTTCGTATGACCACCGTGTCATCGATGGCAAAGATTCTGTCGGCTTCCTGAAGATGGTCAAGGAACTGATCGAGAATCCGGAAGACCTCCTTCTCGGTTCATAA
- a CDS encoding DUF6501 family protein, producing MSSFKEWPDAPAIRQVVCKHADAAKYLVTNVLTPGRTYDVKNETEEFLFVVDNTGKVGGYYKTYFE from the coding sequence ATGTCATCGTTCAAAGAATGGCCGGATGCTCCGGCAATCCGGCAAGTCGTCTGCAAGCATGCAGACGCTGCAAAATATCTTGTCACGAATGTCTTGACGCCCGGCCGTACCTATGATGTCAAAAACGAGACGGAAGAATTCCTGTTCGTTGTCGATAACACAGGGAAAGTCGGCGGCTATTACAAGACATATTTCGAATGA
- a CDS encoding ATP-binding protein: MIRSRHARTYTEDEERLIQSGGYISPTEHLFEDITAAVSLGKPVLLKGPSGSGKTRLAQSISALFHQPMQSVNCSVDLDAEALLGFKTIIVRNGQSIIEFVDGPVIQAMKNGHILYIDEINMAKPETLPVLHSVLDHRRMLTNPFTGEVLTAHPDFSVISAINEGYIGTSPMNEALKNRFVSFSIPYLAAGQLRQVLERAVPDAPADTVDVLMNLSEDLTKQVANGLLADEAASVRSLLNALELAVHIPIGRAVRYAIAELLEDRMERDLVNELAATWVK; the protein is encoded by the coding sequence ATGATACGGTCCAGACATGCACGCACCTATACAGAAGACGAAGAACGGCTCATCCAGTCCGGCGGATATATCAGCCCGACAGAACATCTTTTTGAAGATATTACAGCAGCTGTGTCACTCGGGAAACCGGTCTTGCTGAAAGGCCCGTCCGGCAGCGGCAAGACACGGCTGGCGCAAAGTATTTCAGCGCTGTTCCATCAGCCGATGCAGAGTGTCAACTGCTCGGTCGATCTAGATGCTGAAGCACTCCTGGGGTTCAAGACGATCATCGTCAGGAATGGGCAGAGCATCATCGAGTTTGTCGATGGGCCGGTGATCCAGGCCATGAAAAATGGCCATATCCTGTATATCGATGAAATCAACATGGCAAAACCCGAAACACTGCCGGTCCTGCACAGCGTCCTCGATCACAGAAGGATGCTCACGAATCCATTCACGGGCGAGGTGCTGACGGCGCATCCTGACTTTTCCGTCATCTCAGCTATCAATGAAGGCTATATCGGGACGTCACCGATGAACGAAGCACTGAAAAACCGCTTTGTGTCGTTTTCGATACCCTACTTGGCAGCCGGTCAGTTGCGCCAGGTACTCGAACGAGCTGTGCCGGATGCCCCGGCCGATACGGTCGATGTCCTGATGAACTTGTCGGAAGACCTGACCAAACAGGTGGCAAACGGACTGCTGGCTGACGAAGCGGCTTCAGTCCGGAGCCTGCTGAATGCATTGGAACTTGCTGTTCATATACCGATCGGCCGTGCGGTCCGCTATGCGATTGCAGAATTGCTGGAAGATAGGATGGAACGTGACCTGGTCAACGAACTGGCAGCCACATGGGTGAAGTGA
- a CDS encoding vWA domain-containing protein codes for MSKVSRFIQFNDESVETHSLMLYEKIAQSLAEAPYLRLTERQLIEYQPKESVLAMSVFWRHRDDTVTHLGRLSDIYLLSAGFFRQFDLRAWRQFTASEGASPLPILGRQLVMMLEEFRLTEAIRIERPGTSRVFDARRDVYAAYHRDRLAANAKRGFLADALISQLFLDIHLGTLGGPDPLLGSLPIDRIRLLAEQVYDVSSTRDSILLARHILELAAGSLQIDVILPVYTIGDGFEDGERMQTPSGKTKTEEIGSSVEKETIEEEFRAWHRETEDEKGPHLTFDLQQGTSGLSASDDAKAGDDPSSIQQTGKGTSIGNEDEIAESGVAAHKDGKLETAMKRAGDSFGPANRNVTYEVVRLPDETDGSERRRLELLRSKHTPLVKAITAEMRKRLQQKRQDRRESLASGRLSSKLTSLLTEERPKPFYRKSAPSIQLDAVFGLLVDGSASMIDKLDETKEAVLLFHDVLRALSVPFEIASYYEDAYEATKEIQPNYFEIMHAFEDIRTDSGGAIMNFTAHEDNRDGFAIRWMAGRLAKRQERHKFLLVFSDGEPSAFGYDRNGVLDTAEAVWETEREGISVIHLFLSAVETTEEQRELFSAMFGSKTAAAGSVEEFADQTLRILRKLLTIVTQ; via the coding sequence ATGAGCAAAGTAAGCCGGTTCATCCAATTCAACGATGAGTCCGTAGAGACACATAGTCTGATGCTGTACGAAAAAATTGCACAATCGCTCGCCGAAGCGCCGTACCTGCGCCTGACAGAGCGGCAGCTGATCGAATACCAGCCAAAGGAATCAGTCCTCGCCATGAGCGTCTTCTGGCGGCATCGTGACGATACTGTCACACATCTTGGCCGGCTGTCGGATATATACTTGCTGTCCGCAGGCTTTTTCCGGCAGTTCGACCTCCGGGCATGGCGGCAATTCACCGCTTCCGAAGGAGCCTCTCCGTTGCCGATCCTCGGACGTCAGCTTGTCATGATGCTGGAGGAATTCCGGCTCACCGAAGCTATCCGAATTGAGCGTCCGGGAACAAGCAGGGTGTTCGATGCTCGGCGGGACGTGTACGCTGCTTACCATCGCGATCGGCTGGCCGCCAACGCAAAACGTGGTTTTCTGGCAGACGCGCTGATCAGCCAGCTGTTTCTGGATATCCATCTCGGAACGCTCGGAGGACCGGATCCGCTCCTCGGCAGTCTGCCGATAGATCGGATCCGGCTTCTTGCGGAACAGGTCTATGACGTCTCATCCACGCGGGACAGCATCCTGCTGGCAAGACATATTCTCGAACTGGCGGCAGGCAGCCTGCAGATCGACGTAATTTTGCCTGTTTATACGATCGGGGATGGGTTTGAGGACGGGGAGCGGATGCAGACACCATCCGGAAAAACAAAAACGGAAGAAATCGGATCATCCGTGGAAAAGGAAACGATCGAGGAGGAATTCCGTGCTTGGCACCGTGAAACGGAAGATGAAAAAGGGCCTCATCTGACATTCGATCTCCAGCAAGGAACGTCCGGCCTGTCGGCTTCGGATGATGCCAAGGCGGGGGATGATCCGTCCAGTATCCAGCAGACCGGCAAAGGGACGTCGATAGGGAACGAGGATGAAATCGCAGAGTCGGGGGTAGCAGCGCACAAAGATGGAAAGCTGGAGACTGCCATGAAACGGGCGGGGGACTCATTCGGCCCTGCCAACCGGAATGTCACGTATGAGGTCGTGCGGCTGCCGGATGAAACAGACGGGAGTGAGCGCCGCAGGCTTGAACTGCTTCGATCGAAGCATACTCCGCTCGTCAAAGCGATCACCGCCGAGATGCGGAAACGGCTGCAGCAGAAACGGCAGGATCGGCGGGAAAGCCTTGCGTCCGGACGTCTGTCATCCAAGCTCACCAGCCTGCTGACGGAGGAGCGGCCGAAACCGTTCTACAGGAAGTCAGCGCCTTCCATCCAGCTCGACGCTGTGTTCGGCCTTCTCGTTGATGGTTCTGCATCGATGATCGATAAACTGGATGAAACAAAGGAAGCCGTTCTGCTGTTCCACGATGTGCTGCGGGCACTGTCCGTGCCGTTCGAAATCGCGTCGTATTATGAAGATGCCTATGAAGCGACGAAGGAGATACAGCCGAATTATTTTGAGATCATGCATGCTTTCGAAGACATACGGACGGACAGCGGCGGCGCGATCATGAATTTCACTGCTCATGAAGATAACCGTGACGGCTTTGCAATCCGCTGGATGGCCGGGCGCCTGGCGAAACGGCAGGAACGGCACAAGTTCCTTCTCGTATTTTCGGATGGGGAGCCATCGGCATTCGGGTACGACCGGAATGGCGTCCTGGATACGGCGGAAGCGGTCTGGGAGACGGAGCGGGAGGGAATCTCCGTCATTCACCTGTTCTTATCCGCCGTAGAGACGACCGAGGAACAGCGGGAGCTGTTTTCTGCGATGTTCGGCAGCAAAACGGCAGCAGCCGGCTCGGTTGAGGAATTTGCCGACCAGACGCTGCGTATCCTGCGGAAGCTGCTGACCATCGTGACGCAATAA
- a CDS encoding toxic anion resistance protein has translation MTENKPMTDDVTSFDDLLSNPFSQDDQLLPEEMQTKQPAAGQPVKLMERLTDEEQQKAKELASQIPVGDYEAILTYGSAAQNELSSFSHKMLDHVQSKDIGPVGDVLNDLMGKLSEIDPDDLSEKKKSGLSRLFNKASRSIQEMMTKYQKLSTQIDRIGIQLEHSKRGLIEDVHMLDNLYEQNKVYFQALNVYIAAAELKRDELAGEIIPKMQADAQQSNDQMAIQEVNDMIQFLDRLEKRLYDLQLSRQLTIQSAPQIRMIQQTNQTLAEKIQSSIMTSIPLWKNQIAIALTLNRQKKAVESQQLVTKTTNDLLLRNSEMLKMNSIETAKENERGIIEIDTLKKTQENLIQTIEETLAIQADGRAKRKEAEREIGRMEEELKQRLLNIHEKTQNRPL, from the coding sequence ATGACCGAAAACAAGCCAATGACCGATGACGTGACATCTTTCGATGACTTGCTGAGCAACCCGTTCAGCCAGGATGATCAGCTGCTTCCTGAAGAAATGCAGACGAAACAGCCTGCTGCAGGTCAGCCTGTCAAGCTCATGGAGCGGCTGACAGATGAGGAACAGCAGAAAGCGAAGGAATTGGCGTCACAAATACCTGTCGGCGATTATGAAGCCATCCTGACATACGGATCAGCTGCACAGAATGAACTGTCCTCATTCTCCCATAAGATGCTCGACCACGTGCAGAGCAAGGATATCGGGCCTGTTGGAGATGTGCTGAACGACCTGATGGGCAAGCTTTCCGAAATCGATCCCGATGATCTGTCAGAGAAGAAGAAGTCGGGTCTGAGCCGGCTGTTCAATAAAGCCTCCCGGTCCATCCAGGAAATGATGACGAAATACCAGAAGCTGAGCACTCAGATCGATCGCATCGGTATCCAGCTTGAACATTCGAAACGCGGCCTGATCGAAGACGTGCATATGCTCGATAACCTGTACGAACAGAACAAAGTCTATTTCCAGGCACTGAACGTCTATATCGCTGCAGCCGAGCTGAAGCGCGACGAACTGGCTGGCGAAATCATCCCGAAGATGCAGGCGGACGCCCAGCAGTCGAACGACCAGATGGCGATCCAGGAAGTGAACGATATGATCCAGTTCCTTGACCGCCTCGAGAAACGTCTGTATGATCTCCAGCTATCCCGCCAGCTGACGATCCAGAGTGCCCCGCAAATACGAATGATCCAGCAGACGAACCAGACGCTCGCCGAAAAGATCCAGTCATCGATCATGACATCGATTCCCCTCTGGAAAAACCAGATTGCGATCGCCCTGACGCTCAATCGTCAGAAGAAAGCCGTCGAGTCCCAGCAGCTCGTGACGAAGACGACCAATGACCTGCTGCTCCGGAACTCGGAAATGCTGAAGATGAATTCAATTGAAACCGCTAAAGAGAACGAACGCGGGATCATCGAAATCGATACTTTGAAGAAGACACAGGAAAACCTGATCCAGACGATTGAGGAGACTCTCGCAATCCAGGCGGACGGTCGTGCGAAACGGAAGGAAGCCGAACGGGAAATCGGACGGATGGAAGAAGAACTGAAACAGCGTCTGCTCAATATCCACGAAAAAACGCAAAATCGTCCGCTTTGA
- a CDS encoding 5-bromo-4-chloroindolyl phosphate hydrolysis family protein, protein MKKVKQFFLRHFIVAPVSFGTFFFLLLGTGMNLFAATGILIAMYLGGTFGIKQLQIGSAVKELGMTRSEYKHIQFQLEEAKKKVKKLGSLYGQVRSVQAFRQVYELSSLSRKVMTIVRNDPKKFYQTEQFFYAHLDSAVELTSKYALLSNQQLKDKEVRIALQHTRETITDVTRQLEDDLQDALATDLAALQLELDYVDVTMRRRKELPTTEEELLDDRKQANDR, encoded by the coding sequence ATGAAAAAAGTAAAGCAGTTCTTTTTGCGTCACTTCATCGTGGCACCCGTCAGTTTCGGAACGTTCTTTTTCCTGCTGCTCGGTACGGGGATGAACCTATTTGCTGCGACCGGCATCCTCATTGCCATGTATCTCGGCGGCACATTCGGCATCAAACAGCTCCAGATCGGCTCGGCAGTCAAGGAACTCGGCATGACGCGTTCCGAATATAAACATATTCAGTTCCAGCTCGAAGAAGCGAAAAAGAAAGTCAAAAAATTGGGCAGCCTCTATGGACAAGTGCGTTCCGTCCAGGCATTCCGGCAAGTGTATGAACTCAGCAGCCTGTCACGGAAAGTCATGACCATCGTCCGGAACGATCCGAAGAAGTTCTATCAGACCGAGCAGTTCTTCTACGCTCATCTCGATTCTGCCGTCGAACTGACGTCCAAATATGCCCTGCTGTCGAATCAGCAGCTGAAAGACAAGGAAGTGCGGATTGCACTCCAGCATACCCGGGAAACGATCACCGACGTCACCCGTCAGTTAGAAGATGACCTGCAGGATGCGCTTGCAACCGACCTGGCCGCCCTGCAGCTCGAACTCGATTATGTCGATGTGACCATGCGGCGCAGAAAAGAACTGCCGACTACAGAGGAGGAATTACTCGATGACCGAAAACAAGCCAATGACCGATGA
- a CDS encoding DUF1033 family protein gives MYEVIYMKADYEPWWMFDGWDEMVRSRRYFGELAEAAAYAHSLMEEMRPRFKKERSKHRTFTAFWNPGERTYCDGCDEDLQLYHGIFILSGEKPVPFLDE, from the coding sequence ATGTATGAAGTCATTTACATGAAAGCGGATTACGAACCTTGGTGGATGTTTGATGGGTGGGATGAAATGGTGCGCAGCCGGCGTTATTTCGGAGAACTGGCAGAGGCGGCAGCGTATGCACATTCCCTGATGGAGGAAATGCGTCCGCGTTTCAAGAAGGAGCGCAGCAAACATCGGACGTTCACCGCCTTCTGGAATCCGGGGGAGCGGACGTATTGTGACGGATGTGATGAGGATCTGCAGCTGTATCACGGGATTTTCATTTTATCCGGCGAGAAACCGGTTCCTTTCCTGGATGAATAA
- a CDS encoding cold-shock protein, translating to MKQGTVKWFNAEKGFGFIEVDGEDDVFVHFSAIQGEGFKSLDEGQQVEFEIVEGNRGLQAANVIKL from the coding sequence ATGAAACAAGGTACAGTCAAGTGGTTCAACGCAGAAAAAGGTTTCGGTTTCATCGAGGTTGACGGAGAAGACGACGTATTCGTACACTTCTCAGCAATCCAGGGCGAAGGCTTCAAGTCATTGGACGAAGGCCAGCAGGTTGAATTCGAAATCGTCGAAGGCAACCGCGGTCTCCAGGCTGCGAACGTTATTAAACTCTAA